One window of the Halobacillus litoralis genome contains the following:
- a CDS encoding outer spore coat protein CotE, which produces MSFFERDYREIITKAVIGKGKKFTESTHTISPSHRPTSILGCWVINHIYNAKKKGDHVEVSGSYDINVWYSYNDNTKTEVVTERVSYCDHVKLAVKDDNCVHDEFEVIAKVVQQPNCLEANITGNGQKIVVEVEREFIVDVIGETKLCVKVDPHGCDNKGDYEYDLSSDDFSAIETDFLPSSSNSHDKKD; this is translated from the coding sequence ATGTCTTTTTTTGAGCGGGATTACAGAGAAATCATTACCAAGGCTGTAATCGGAAAAGGTAAAAAGTTTACAGAATCAACACACACAATCAGTCCTTCGCATCGGCCGACAAGCATTCTAGGTTGTTGGGTCATCAACCACATTTACAATGCGAAGAAGAAAGGGGATCACGTCGAGGTTTCAGGCAGTTATGACATCAACGTCTGGTATTCGTATAATGACAATACGAAAACAGAGGTAGTCACAGAGCGTGTCAGCTATTGCGATCACGTCAAATTGGCTGTCAAAGATGATAATTGCGTACATGATGAATTTGAGGTGATTGCCAAGGTCGTCCAACAACCGAACTGTCTGGAAGCAAACATCACTGGAAATGGTCAGAAAATCGTTGTAGAAGTAGAGAGAGAGTTTATCGTCGATGTCATTGGTGAAACGAAATTGTGCGTAAAAGTCGATCCACATGGTTGCGACAACAAAGGTGATTATGAGTACGACTTGTCTTCCGATGATTTTTCTGCAATTGAAACGGACTTCCTTCCATCATCTTCAAATAGTCATGATAAAAAAGATTGA
- a CDS encoding RicAFT regulatory complex protein RicA family protein, producing the protein MAQYTRKEVVDEAHKLAKMMAEIEEIDRFKQLEAKLNDNQKVQSHIKKIKALQKQAVNFQAYGKTEALQKIEKEIDRLQDELDGSPVVAEFKESQTVINDILQMISNTISREVTNEVIRSTGGDVLQGETGSHKQSNGCSR; encoded by the coding sequence ATGGCACAATATACAAGAAAAGAAGTCGTAGATGAAGCACATAAATTAGCGAAAATGATGGCGGAAATTGAAGAAATCGATCGCTTTAAACAACTCGAAGCAAAACTGAACGACAATCAAAAAGTTCAATCCCATATAAAGAAAATCAAAGCTTTGCAAAAACAAGCCGTCAATTTTCAAGCGTATGGTAAGACTGAAGCCTTGCAAAAAATTGAAAAAGAGATCGATCGTCTGCAAGATGAACTGGACGGGAGTCCGGTTGTTGCGGAATTCAAAGAATCGCAAACTGTTATCAATGATATTCTCCAAATGATTTCAAACACCATTTCCCGTGAAGTTACGAATGAAGTAATTCGCTCGACTGGGGGAGATGTTCTGCAGGGGGAAACAGGTTCTCACAAACAAAGTAATGGCTGTAGCCGTTGA
- the tdh gene encoding L-threonine 3-dehydrogenase translates to MNGTMKAIVKHHRGVGAELQEVAIPQIREDEVLIRVKATSICGTDVHIYNWDEWSESRVQPPYVFGHEFSGEIVKVGAKVTNFTKGDYVSAETHLVCGHCPQCLTGKFHICENTKIIGVDTQGCFAEYVALPADNLWKNPEDLPTDIASIQEPMGNAVHTVLNGDVAGKSVAVIGCGPIGLMAVGVAKAAGASQVLAFDLNDYRLDLAKKMGATTTVHSGEIDPVETARNLTDGHGVDVVCEMSGHPVAMDQGFKMITNGGRVSILSLPTKRVSLDVTNDIVFKGVEVQGITGRKMYETWQQVSRLLQSGQVDVTPMITHHLSLDEFEKGFDLMNQGQCGKVVLHP, encoded by the coding sequence GTGAATGGAACGATGAAAGCGATCGTTAAACATCACCGCGGTGTAGGAGCAGAGCTTCAAGAAGTAGCGATTCCTCAAATCCGCGAAGACGAAGTATTGATCCGGGTTAAAGCCACTTCAATTTGTGGCACGGATGTCCATATTTATAATTGGGACGAATGGTCAGAAAGTAGGGTCCAGCCGCCTTATGTATTCGGACATGAATTTTCTGGTGAAATTGTAAAAGTTGGAGCAAAAGTAACTAACTTTACCAAAGGTGATTATGTGAGTGCAGAGACTCACCTTGTTTGCGGTCATTGCCCGCAATGCCTGACGGGTAAATTCCATATATGTGAAAATACTAAAATCATTGGTGTCGACACTCAAGGCTGTTTTGCGGAATATGTTGCACTTCCAGCGGATAATTTGTGGAAGAACCCTGAAGATCTGCCAACTGACATCGCCTCCATACAAGAGCCGATGGGAAATGCGGTACATACTGTTCTGAACGGAGATGTCGCCGGGAAATCAGTAGCTGTTATCGGTTGCGGTCCGATTGGTCTGATGGCCGTCGGTGTAGCGAAAGCAGCAGGTGCTTCTCAAGTGCTCGCTTTTGACTTGAATGACTATAGGCTTGATCTGGCAAAGAAAATGGGTGCGACAACCACCGTTCATTCCGGAGAGATCGATCCTGTTGAAACAGCACGTAACTTAACAGATGGTCATGGTGTCGATGTTGTTTGTGAGATGAGCGGTCATCCCGTGGCGATGGATCAAGGATTCAAAATGATCACAAATGGCGGGCGTGTATCGATATTAAGCTTACCGACCAAGCGAGTTAGTTTGGATGTCACCAATGATATCGTATTCAAAGGTGTTGAAGTCCAGGGGATTACAGGACGCAAAATGTATGAAACTTGGCAGCAAGTATCGAGACTTCTTCAATCAGGTCAAGTAGATGTTACACCGATGATTACACATCACTTGAGTTTAGACGAATTTGAAAAAGGTTTTGACTTGATGAACCAGGGGCAATGTGGAAAAGTGGTCTTACACCCTTAA
- the miaB gene encoding tRNA (N6-isopentenyl adenosine(37)-C2)-methylthiotransferase MiaB encodes MNEQQRKETSQIRQVNQEEQTSDQDNLNRLKEKTSEDFVKYFETTYQPPNMRDAQRRKRKETDVHYDFEIPEDMDHSGKGKKYMIRTYGCQMNEHDTEVMAGIFEEMGYEATKDTKEADIILLNTCAIRENAENKVFGEIGHLKPLKMENPNLIIGICGCMSQEESVVNRILKKHPFIDLIFGTHNIHRLPQLVKEAMFGKEMVIDVWSKEGDIIENLPRSRKGNIKAWVNIMYGCDKFCTYCIVPYTRGKERSRLPKDIIQEVRHLAAQGYKEITLLGQNVNAYGKDLDIEYGLGDLMDELRDIDIPRVRFTTSHPRDFDDRLIEVLAKGGNMLDHIHLPVQSGNSEVLKIMGRKYSREEYLELVERIRTAMPEATLTTDIIVGFPNETEEQFQDTLSLVEEVGFEAAYTFIYSPRENTPAAKMKDNVSMEEKKDRLQRLNKIVNQQSADAMKEYEGEIVHVLVEGESKTNPDVLAGYTKRNKLVNFRAPRAAIGQILPVKIIKAKTWSLDGEMVELNAEVK; translated from the coding sequence ATGAACGAACAACAGCGTAAAGAAACGTCGCAAATTCGTCAGGTAAATCAAGAAGAACAAACGTCTGACCAAGACAATCTGAATCGTCTGAAAGAAAAGACGAGTGAAGATTTTGTGAAATATTTCGAAACAACTTATCAACCACCTAATATGAGAGATGCCCAGCGTCGTAAACGGAAAGAGACCGACGTGCATTATGACTTCGAAATCCCTGAAGATATGGATCACTCCGGTAAAGGTAAAAAGTATATGATCCGTACATACGGGTGCCAAATGAATGAGCACGATACTGAAGTCATGGCTGGAATTTTCGAAGAAATGGGTTACGAAGCTACGAAAGATACAAAAGAAGCAGATATCATATTACTGAATACATGTGCGATCAGGGAGAATGCGGAGAATAAAGTGTTTGGGGAAATCGGACACTTGAAGCCTTTGAAAATGGAGAATCCTAATTTGATCATCGGTATTTGTGGCTGCATGTCACAAGAAGAATCCGTGGTCAATCGTATTCTGAAAAAACACCCATTCATTGATCTGATTTTCGGCACACACAATATCCACAGACTTCCACAGCTTGTCAAAGAAGCGATGTTCGGAAAAGAAATGGTTATTGATGTGTGGTCAAAAGAAGGGGACATTATTGAGAACCTTCCGCGTTCCCGTAAAGGGAATATTAAAGCATGGGTGAACATCATGTACGGTTGTGACAAGTTCTGTACGTACTGTATTGTTCCGTATACTCGTGGGAAAGAACGAAGTCGTCTGCCGAAAGATATCATTCAAGAAGTTCGTCATCTAGCTGCTCAAGGATATAAAGAAATCACTTTACTGGGCCAGAATGTCAATGCATATGGCAAAGATCTCGACATTGAATATGGTTTAGGAGACTTGATGGATGAACTTCGCGACATCGATATCCCTCGTGTCCGGTTTACGACCTCCCATCCGCGGGATTTTGATGACCGGCTGATTGAAGTGCTGGCTAAGGGTGGCAATATGTTAGATCATATACATCTCCCTGTACAGTCAGGTAACTCAGAGGTCCTGAAAATCATGGGTCGAAAATACTCCAGGGAAGAATATCTCGAGCTTGTAGAAAGAATTCGGACAGCGATGCCTGAAGCTACACTGACAACAGATATCATCGTAGGGTTTCCGAATGAAACAGAAGAGCAATTCCAGGATACATTATCTCTAGTGGAAGAAGTCGGCTTCGAAGCTGCTTACACCTTCATTTATTCGCCGCGTGAAAACACGCCGGCAGCAAAAATGAAAGATAATGTTTCGATGGAAGAGAAAAAAGACCGTCTTCAAAGACTCAACAAAATTGTCAATCAACAATCCGCTGATGCCATGAAGGAATATGAAGGGGAAATCGTTCATGTACTCGTGGAAGGGGAAAGTAAAACCAACCCTGATGTATTAGCCGGTTATACCAAACGAAATAAATTAGTGAACTTCAGAGCTCCCCGGGCTGCGATTGGACAGATCCTCCCTGTAAAAATAATAAAAGCTAAAACCTGGTCTCTTGATGGAGAAATGGTTGAATTAAACGCAGAGGTGAAATAA
- a CDS encoding glycine C-acetyltransferase yields the protein MKGFEYLQKELDEMQEEGTFRKLIPLESAQGSKVKIKGKEVIQLSSNNYLGLTSHPRMKEAADRANEQYGVGTGSVRTIAGTLKMHEDFEEKLAKFKHTEAALVFQSGFTTNQGVLSSILGKEDVVISDELNHASIIDGIRLTKADRKIYKHVDMESLEEALQQSADYRTRLVVTDGVFSMDGNIAPLPEIVELAEKYDALIMVDDAHASGVLGDNGRGTVNHFNLDGRVHIQVGTLSKAIGVLGGYVASTQTLREYLIHKGRPFLFSTSHPPAVTAANDAAVDVLLEEPELIDKLWDNTKFFKDGLNTLGFDTGISETPVTPVMIGDDALTHKFSDELFEEGVFAQGIVFPTVQRGKGRIRTIVTAEHSKEELQEALDAFEKVGKKLGII from the coding sequence ATGAAAGGTTTTGAATACTTACAAAAAGAATTGGATGAGATGCAGGAGGAAGGGACATTTCGTAAGTTGATCCCACTGGAGTCTGCTCAAGGCTCTAAAGTGAAAATCAAAGGCAAAGAAGTGATCCAACTTTCCTCGAACAACTACTTAGGATTGACTTCCCATCCAAGAATGAAAGAGGCAGCAGATCGTGCTAATGAACAATATGGTGTTGGAACAGGCTCTGTTCGTACGATCGCTGGGACACTGAAGATGCATGAAGACTTTGAAGAGAAGCTGGCGAAGTTCAAACATACGGAAGCCGCCCTTGTGTTCCAATCCGGTTTTACTACAAACCAGGGGGTTCTCTCTTCCATACTAGGAAAAGAAGATGTGGTCATTTCTGATGAGCTTAACCATGCATCTATCATTGATGGGATCCGGTTGACAAAAGCAGATCGTAAAATTTACAAGCACGTGGATATGGAGTCTCTTGAAGAAGCATTACAGCAGAGTGCTGATTACCGCACACGCCTTGTTGTCACAGATGGTGTTTTCTCAATGGACGGAAACATCGCACCTCTTCCTGAAATCGTGGAATTGGCAGAAAAATATGATGCATTGATAATGGTTGATGATGCCCACGCAAGCGGTGTCCTCGGTGATAATGGCCGTGGTACCGTCAACCACTTTAACCTGGATGGCCGGGTGCATATCCAAGTCGGTACTTTGAGTAAGGCGATCGGGGTGCTTGGCGGATATGTAGCTAGTACGCAAACACTAAGAGAATACTTGATTCACAAAGGACGTCCTTTCCTATTCAGTACTTCTCACCCGCCAGCAGTCACAGCGGCTAACGATGCGGCTGTAGATGTTCTGCTTGAAGAGCCGGAGCTGATCGATAAGCTGTGGGATAATACGAAATTTTTCAAAGATGGATTGAATACTCTAGGGTTCGACACGGGGATCAGTGAAACACCTGTTACGCCAGTAATGATTGGGGATGATGCCCTAACCCATAAATTCTCTGATGAATTATTCGAAGAAGGCGTCTTCGCTCAAGGTATTGTTTTCCCGACTGTTCAAAGAGGCAAAGGGAGAATTCGGACGATTGTAACGGCTGAACACTCTAAAGAAGAGTTGCAAGAAGCTCTTGATGCTTTTGAAAAAGTTGGAAAGAAATTAGGGATCATATAA